From Numida meleagris isolate 19003 breed g44 Domestic line chromosome 4, NumMel1.0, whole genome shotgun sequence, the proteins below share one genomic window:
- the RBP2 gene encoding retinol-binding protein 2, with product MPADYNGTWEMESNENFEGYMVALDIDFATRKVAKHLKQTKEIIQDGDNFKTKTLSTLRNYELNYTVGVEFEEHTKGLDNRVVKTLVTWDGDKLICVQKGEKKNRGWKHWIEGDQLHLELTCEDQVCHQIFKKKK from the exons ATGCCTGCTGATTACAATGGGACATGGGAAATGGAATCCAATGAGAACTTTGAAGGCTACATGGTTGCATTAg ATATTGATTTTGCAACTCGTAAGGTTGCAAAACActtgaaacaaacaaaggaGATTATTCAAGATGGAGataacttcaaaacaaaaacactcaGTACTTTGAGAAACTACGAACTGAACTACACTGTGGGAGTGGAGTTTGAAGAACATACCAAAGGACTCGATAATCGGGTGGTTAAG ACGCTAGTGACCTGGGATGGTGACAAACTGATATGTGTTCagaaaggtgaaaagaaaaatcgAGGCTGGAAGCACTGGATTGAAGGAGACCAGTTGCATCTG GAACTGACGTGTGAAGACCAGGTGTGCCATCAgatatttaagaagaaaaagtaa